A stretch of Oncorhynchus mykiss isolate Arlee chromosome 12, USDA_OmykA_1.1, whole genome shotgun sequence DNA encodes these proteins:
- the LOC110539133 gene encoding avidin-related protein 1-like has product MVSFVAKYISVHAVVLGLLLPQAIPCNVTGVWRNELGSVLDIEAVGSELRGCYQSAVETAPGVTGPEHQAKLLGVTSNRGLQTSVAFSVLWEAGSCSSWVGQCFQLPDGMRVLKTLWMMRSVASCSADNWKSTRMGEDTFVFIS; this is encoded by the exons ATGGTGAGCTTTGTTGCAAAGTATATCAGTGTCCATGCTGTGGTTTTGGGACTGCTGCTTCCTCAG GCAATCCCATGCAATGTGACGGGAGTGTGGCGAAATGAGCTGGGCTCTGTGCTTGATATTGAGGCGGTCGGTTCTGAGCTCCGAGGCTGTTATCAGAGTGCAGTGGAGACTGCTCCAGGAGTCACGGGTCCAGAACACCAGGCCAAACTACTGGGTGTGACTAGTAATCGGGGTCTGCAAACCTCTGTGGCGTTCTCTGTGTTATGGGAGGCAG GTTCCTGTAGctcttgggttggtcagtgtttccaaCTGCCTGATGGGATGCGAGTGCTGAAAACCCTGTGGATGATGCGTTCTGTCGCTTCATGCTCTGCAGACAACTGGAAGAGTACCAG GATGGGAGAGGATACGTTCGTCTTCATTTCCTGA